The following are encoded in a window of Arvicanthis niloticus isolate mArvNil1 chromosome 1, mArvNil1.pat.X, whole genome shotgun sequence genomic DNA:
- the Calhm3 gene encoding calcium homeostasis modulator protein 3, whose translation MDRFRMFFQHFQSSSESVMNGICLLLAAVTVKMYSSLDFNCPCLQRYNALYGLGLLLTPPLALFLCGLLVNRQSVLMVEEWRRPAGHRRKDLGIIRYMCSSVLQRALAAPLVWILLALLDGKCFVCAFSNSVDPEKFLDFANMTPSQVQLFLAKVPCKEDELVKNSPARKAVSRYLRCLSQAIGWSITLLVIVVAFLARCLRPCFDQTVFLQRRYWSNYMDLEQKLFDETCCEHARDFAHRCVLHFFASMQSELRALGLRRDPAGAIPESQEPPESQEDPDSGSGKAHLRAISSREQVDHLLSTWYSSKPPLDLAASSRLWGPGLNHRAPIAAPGTKLCHQLDV comes from the exons ATGGATAGGTTCCGGATGTTCTTCCAGCACTTCCAGTCCAGCTCAGAGTCGGTGATGAACGGCATTTGCCTCCTGCTGGCTGCTGTCACCGTCAAGATGTATTCCTCCCTCGACTTCAACTGTCCCTGCCTCCAGCGCTACAATGCCCTCTATGGCCTGGGCCTGCTGCTTACACCCCCTCTGGCCCTCTTCCTCTGTGGTCTCTTGGTCAATAGACAGTCTGTGTTGATGGTGGAGGAGTGGCGCCGGCCAGCAGGGCACCGGAGGAAGGACCTGGGCATCATCAG GTACATGTGTTCCTCTGTGCTGCAGCGAGCTCTAGCAGCACCCCTGGTCTGGATCTTATTGGCCCTCCTTGATGGGAAGTGTTTTGTATGTGCCTTCAGCAACTCTGTTGACCCTGAGAAGTTTCTGGATTTTGCTAATATGACCCCTAGCCAGGTGCAGCTCTTCCTAGCCAAGGTGCCCTGCAAGGAGGATGAACTGGTTAAAAATAGCCCTGCTCGCAAGGCTGTGTCTCGGTACCTCCGGTGCCTGTCACAG GCCATCGGCTGGAGTATAACCTTGCTGGTGATAGTGGTGGCCTTCCTAGCCCGCTGTCTGAGGCCATGCTTCGACCAGACCGTCTTCCTACAGCGCAGATACTGGAGCAACTATATGGACCTGGAACAGAAGCTCTTTGATGAGACGTGCTGTGAGCATGCGCGGGACTTCGCACATCGCTGTGTGCTGCACTTCTTCGCAAGCATGCAGAGCGAGCTGCGCGCTCTGGGGTTACGTCGGGACCCAGCCGGTGCAATCCCAGAGTCACAGGAGCCCCCGGAGTCCCAAGAGGACCCGGATAGTGGAAGCGGGAAGGCCCACCTGCGTGCGATCTCCAGCCGGGAGCAGGTGGACCACCTCCTCAGTACCTGGTACTCCAGCAAGCCACCGCTTGACCTCGCAGCATCCTCCAGGCTCTGGGGACCTGGCCTCAACCACCGCGCCCCTATAGCTGCTCCAGGCACCAAGCTGTGCCACCAGCTCGATGTATAG